The Streptomyces kanamyceticus genome window below encodes:
- a CDS encoding acyl-ACP desaturase — translation MPPIDRSDRGAARAEHSLLAELQPVVEENLHRHHGVAKEWFPHEYVPWSEGRDFEGPLGGAAWEPTEATLPEVARTSLVVNLLTEDNLPGYHFAVAEFGKDGAWGTWVNRWTAEEARHGTALRDYLLVTRAVDPRALERARMAHMEGGYDRPDNFSAVHAIAYAAFQELATRISHRNTGLVSTDPVCDALLARIAADENLHMVFYRNLVEAAFELSPDTAMEVVRDVVIGFEMPGSTIKDFGRKSAEIALAGIYDLRLHHDNVVMPILRKLRVFERDGLGPAGEAAREELAGFLSKLDTQATSFTDRREGVRASRAKRAAAMAS, via the coding sequence ATGCCACCCATCGACCGGTCCGACCGAGGCGCCGCGCGCGCGGAGCACTCCCTCCTGGCCGAGCTGCAGCCGGTGGTGGAGGAGAACCTCCACCGTCATCACGGGGTCGCCAAGGAGTGGTTCCCGCACGAGTACGTCCCCTGGAGCGAGGGCCGCGACTTCGAGGGCCCGCTCGGCGGCGCGGCCTGGGAGCCCACCGAGGCGACGCTCCCCGAGGTCGCCCGCACCTCGCTCGTGGTGAACCTGCTGACCGAGGACAACCTGCCCGGCTACCACTTCGCGGTGGCCGAGTTCGGCAAGGACGGGGCCTGGGGCACCTGGGTCAACCGCTGGACGGCGGAGGAGGCCAGGCACGGCACCGCGCTGCGCGACTACCTCCTGGTCACCCGGGCCGTCGACCCGCGCGCCCTGGAGCGGGCCAGGATGGCGCACATGGAGGGGGGCTACGACCGCCCCGACAACTTCAGCGCCGTGCACGCGATCGCGTACGCCGCCTTCCAGGAGCTCGCCACCCGCATCTCGCACCGCAACACCGGTCTGGTCAGTACCGACCCGGTCTGTGACGCCCTGCTCGCGCGGATCGCGGCCGACGAGAACCTCCACATGGTCTTCTACCGCAACCTCGTCGAGGCCGCCTTCGAGCTGTCCCCCGACACCGCCATGGAGGTGGTCAGGGACGTCGTGATCGGGTTCGAGATGCCCGGTTCGACGATCAAGGACTTCGGGCGCAAGTCCGCGGAGATCGCCCTCGCGGGCATCTACGACCTGCGGCTGCACCACGACAACGTGGTCATGCCGATCCTGCGCAAGCTGCGCGTCTTCGAGCGCGACGGGCTCGGCCCCGCGGGCGAGGCGGCCCGCGAGGAGCTCGCGGGATTCCTGTCGAAGCTGGACACCCAGGCCACCTCCTTCACCGACCGGCGTGAGGGCGTCCGGGCGTCCCGAGCCAAGCGGGCGGCCGCCATGGCCTCCTGA
- a CDS encoding DHA2 family efflux MFS transporter permease subunit: MGEEQAHQSPAGSSTAAKLALFVASGATFLAVLDTTVVNIAFSDLRGDFTDASLSQLTWVVTAYTVVFAALLAVAGRVADVIGRKQLFLWSTVLFTVASVLSGFATGVPMLVGARALQGVGAAGMIPSALGLVLQHTPPARRQVAVGVWGAVGSMAAAVGPSLGGLLVDVWGWRSVFLINLPIGLAIVAISARLVGDTPSGRKLPDPVGTLALALGIGGVVFGVTQGTEWGWGSGSVLALIVGGFVLVLAALLLSKRQSAPAIELDLWRNRTFAATNVSSLLFGAAMYSYLLSSLLFLNAIWGYSELKAGLAVTPGAFSAALGAIVVGRRVGPSKQWAAVAGGSVLFGATCAAMYLLLGTERQYVAVWLPIGILGGLGIGAALTAISNAATAALEPQRFASGTGLLMTTRQIGGALGIAALAAILERHNVLDDTGYLQVFLACAIGSVAAAAATPWIRSRTR, encoded by the coding sequence GTGGGCGAAGAGCAGGCGCACCAGAGCCCGGCGGGCTCGTCGACGGCTGCCAAGCTCGCGCTGTTCGTCGCGTCCGGGGCCACCTTCCTCGCCGTGCTCGACACCACGGTCGTCAACATCGCCTTCTCCGACCTGCGCGGCGACTTCACCGACGCCTCGCTGTCCCAGCTGACCTGGGTCGTCACGGCGTACACCGTCGTGTTCGCCGCGCTGCTCGCGGTCGCGGGCCGCGTCGCCGACGTGATCGGGCGCAAGCAGCTGTTCCTCTGGTCGACGGTCCTGTTCACCGTCGCCTCGGTGCTGAGCGGTTTCGCCACCGGAGTGCCGATGCTCGTCGGGGCCCGTGCGCTGCAGGGCGTCGGCGCGGCGGGCATGATCCCCTCCGCGCTCGGCCTCGTCCTCCAGCACACCCCGCCCGCCCGCCGTCAGGTCGCCGTCGGCGTCTGGGGCGCGGTCGGCTCCATGGCCGCGGCCGTCGGGCCGAGCCTCGGCGGGCTCCTCGTCGACGTGTGGGGCTGGCGCAGCGTCTTCCTGATCAACCTGCCGATCGGCCTCGCCATCGTGGCGATCTCCGCGCGCCTCGTCGGTGACACGCCGAGCGGCCGCAAGCTGCCCGACCCGGTCGGCACCCTGGCCCTCGCCCTGGGCATCGGCGGCGTCGTGTTCGGCGTGACGCAGGGCACGGAGTGGGGCTGGGGCAGCGGCTCGGTCCTCGCGCTGATCGTCGGCGGCTTCGTGCTCGTCCTCGCCGCGCTGCTGCTCTCCAAGCGGCAGAGCGCGCCCGCCATCGAGCTCGACCTGTGGCGCAACCGCACCTTCGCCGCCACCAACGTCTCCTCGCTGCTCTTCGGCGCGGCCATGTACTCCTACCTGCTCAGCTCGCTCCTCTTCCTCAACGCCATCTGGGGCTACTCCGAGCTGAAGGCGGGCCTCGCGGTCACGCCGGGTGCCTTCAGCGCCGCGCTCGGCGCGATCGTGGTGGGCCGCAGGGTCGGCCCGAGCAAGCAGTGGGCCGCGGTGGCCGGGGGATCCGTGCTCTTCGGCGCCACCTGCGCCGCGATGTACCTGCTGCTGGGCACCGAACGGCAGTACGTCGCCGTCTGGTTGCCCATCGGCATCCTGGGCGGCCTCGGCATCGGCGCCGCGCTGACCGCCATCTCCAACGCCGCCACCGCCGCGCTCGAGCCCCAGCGCTTCGCGTCCGGCACCGGGCTGCTGATGACGACACGTCAGATCGGCGGCGCGCTCGGCATCGCGGCGCTCGCCGCGATCCTCGAACGCCACAACGTCCTCGACGACACCGGGTACTTGCAGGTGTTCCTCGCCTGCGCCATCGGCTCCGTCGCGGCCGCGGCGGCGACTCCCTGGATCCGCTCACGTACGCGGTAG
- a CDS encoding alpha/beta fold hydrolase — MSRVELFVGGLLNAVARPAPALAGRLAFGLFCRPVRRGKVLPAERAAHERAVTEELSVNGKQVRVYRWGTGERPVLMLHGWQSRASRYAAFVPHLEALGLTPISFDAPGHGSSGGKSTTILEYREIIGGLQRRYGAFHSVVAHSLGATSILLALRGDVRAGRLVTVAAVKDFGHFPDEFARILGLRRGLREDLRDRIEHRLFAEVTDPWALFDATRGPEEIDVPMRIIHDTDDDMVPVAQAHALKEAYGERAELVITAGLGHRKILGEPEIVESAMEFIAR; from the coding sequence ATGAGCCGCGTGGAGTTGTTCGTCGGTGGGCTGTTGAACGCGGTGGCGCGGCCCGCCCCCGCCCTCGCGGGGCGGCTCGCCTTCGGTCTCTTCTGTCGTCCGGTGCGGCGCGGCAAGGTGCTGCCCGCCGAGCGCGCCGCCCACGAGCGCGCCGTCACCGAGGAGCTGTCCGTCAACGGCAAGCAGGTGCGGGTGTACCGCTGGGGAACCGGCGAGCGCCCCGTCCTGATGCTGCACGGCTGGCAGTCCAGGGCCTCGCGGTACGCCGCCTTCGTGCCGCACCTGGAGGCGCTCGGTCTGACGCCGATCTCCTTCGACGCCCCGGGACACGGGAGTTCGGGCGGCAAGTCCACGACGATCCTTGAGTACCGCGAGATCATCGGCGGGCTCCAGCGGCGCTACGGCGCGTTCCACTCGGTCGTCGCGCACTCCCTCGGTGCCACCAGCATCCTCCTCGCGCTCCGCGGCGACGTGCGGGCCGGGCGCCTGGTCACCGTGGCGGCGGTGAAGGACTTCGGGCACTTCCCCGACGAGTTCGCCCGGATCCTGGGGCTGCGGCGGGGCCTGCGCGAGGACCTGCGCGACCGCATCGAGCACCGGCTCTTCGCCGAAGTCACCGACCCCTGGGCGCTGTTCGACGCCACGCGCGGACCGGAGGAGATCGACGTACCGATGCGGATCATCCATGACACGGACGACGACATGGTGCCGGTGGCACAGGCGCACGCGCTGAAGGAGGCGTACGGGGAACGGGCGGAGCTGGTGATCACCGCGGGGCTCGGACACCGCAAGATCCTCGGCGAGCCGGAGATCGTCGAATCGGCCATGGAGTTCATCGCTCGTTAG
- a CDS encoding class-II fumarase/aspartase family protein, translated as MTSTLPSLDAGLLSPVRAGTPAEAATSDGAWLQAMLDAEAALVRAQAALGNVPAQAAESITALARAELLDLRELAVLSRGAANPVVALVQAFTRLVADKDPAAADYVHRGSTSQDIFDTALMLVAGRTLAILAADLEHITGSLRALAEEHADALMAGRTLALHAVPTTFGLKAAGWLTAVGAAADRLRVLREDGLVVQLGGAAGTLAGYVEYEKLHSGGAPTDGYARRLTDRFAAETGLSAPALPWHSNRLPIAALAAELALTTGVLGKIAVDVQSLARTEVAEVAEPAAAGRGVSSAMPQKRNPALATLIRSAALQVPAYASVLTQTLLSEDERSAGAWHAEWQPLRECLRLAGGAAHTARELVAGLEVRPARMRENLGLTGGLIVSERLAAVLAPALGKAAAKEVMSRAARESATSGRPLATVLAGDPRITDRFDPRALAELLDPAGYTGAAAELTHEALRRHPVRAAGFVQGERGA; from the coding sequence GTGACCAGCACCCTTCCCTCCCTCGACGCCGGGCTGCTCAGCCCGGTCCGCGCGGGTACGCCCGCCGAGGCCGCGACGTCCGACGGCGCCTGGCTGCAGGCGATGCTCGACGCCGAGGCGGCCCTCGTCCGGGCCCAGGCCGCCCTCGGCAACGTGCCCGCGCAGGCGGCCGAGAGCATCACCGCGCTGGCCCGCGCCGAACTCCTGGACCTGCGCGAACTCGCCGTGCTCAGCAGGGGCGCGGCCAACCCGGTGGTCGCCCTGGTGCAGGCGTTCACGCGCCTGGTGGCCGACAAGGACCCGGCGGCCGCCGACTACGTGCACCGCGGCTCCACCAGCCAGGACATCTTCGACACCGCGCTGATGCTGGTCGCCGGGCGCACCCTCGCGATCCTGGCGGCGGACCTGGAGCACATCACGGGCTCGCTGCGGGCGCTTGCCGAGGAGCACGCGGACGCGCTGATGGCGGGGCGCACGCTCGCGCTGCACGCGGTGCCGACGACGTTCGGCCTCAAGGCGGCGGGCTGGCTGACCGCGGTGGGCGCGGCGGCGGACCGGCTGCGGGTGCTGCGGGAGGATGGCCTGGTCGTCCAACTGGGCGGCGCGGCAGGAACGTTGGCGGGCTACGTCGAGTACGAGAAGCTGCACAGCGGCGGGGCGCCCACGGACGGCTACGCGCGGCGGCTGACCGACCGGTTCGCCGCGGAGACGGGCCTGAGCGCCCCGGCGCTGCCCTGGCACAGCAACCGGCTGCCGATCGCCGCCCTCGCCGCCGAACTCGCCCTGACCACCGGGGTGCTGGGGAAGATCGCGGTGGACGTGCAGTCCCTGGCCCGTACGGAGGTCGCCGAGGTGGCCGAGCCCGCCGCGGCAGGCCGGGGCGTCTCGTCGGCGATGCCGCAGAAGCGGAACCCCGCACTGGCCACACTGATCCGCTCGGCGGCTCTCCAAGTGCCCGCCTACGCCAGTGTGTTGACGCAGACCTTGCTGTCGGAGGACGAGCGCTCGGCCGGTGCCTGGCACGCCGAGTGGCAGCCGTTGCGCGAGTGCCTGCGCCTGGCGGGAGGCGCCGCGCACACCGCGCGCGAGCTGGTGGCGGGCCTGGAGGTGCGGCCCGCGCGGATGCGGGAGAACCTGGGCCTCACCGGCGGCCTGATCGTCTCGGAGCGGCTCGCGGCGGTACTCGCGCCCGCTCTCGGAAAGGCCGCGGCGAAGGAGGTCATGAGCCGGGCCGCACGGGAGTCCGCGACCTCGGGCCGCCCGCTGGCGACGGTGCTTGCCGGGGATCCGCGGATCACCGACCGCTTCGACCCGCGAGCCCTCGCGGAGCTCCTGGACCCGGCCGGATACACGGGCGCGGCGGCCGAGCTGACGCACGAGGCCCTGCGGCGGCATCCGGTGCGGGCTGCTGGTTTCGTGCAGGGGGAGCGGGGCGCATGA